One part of the Ziziphus jujuba cultivar Dongzao chromosome 2, ASM3175591v1 genome encodes these proteins:
- the LOC107419160 gene encoding remorin isoform X1 — protein MDSLVTQNRNINIWFVRTKYYGHGGDKQEDSDEHFATAIAAAAFAVHSLEEAELQYQKTIKEGLGVSRTSTKTRKDGMPSSGMVTRRLSNKEAKGEVSITRPAGSDHKASESTFPSRYPSVRADRNQNQMGIPSRQNGVRSRADVWEIAQMEKIRKRYEKMKSTILAWENKRKMKVKQKNERTKSILEQRRAQNQRHYQNKMARIDDIAKGARAQMEEKRRQEESEVKEKAKRIRSTGKVPVTCFCFSCY, from the exons ATGGATTCTTTGGTTACGCAGAACAG GAATATTAACATCTGGTTTGTTAGAACGAAATATTATGGCCATGGTGGAGATAAACAAGAAGATAGTGATGAACACTTTGCCACAGCAATCGCAGCAGCTGCTTTTGCAGTTCATTCATTGGAAGAAGCAGAACTTCAATATCAGAAAACAATAAAGGAAGGTCTGGGAGTCTCGAGGACGAGCACGAAAACCAGAAAAGATGGCATGCCAAGTTCTGGTATGGTAACCAGGAGACTGTCAAACAAGGAAGCAAAAG GTGAAGTTTCAATTACAAGGCCTGCTGGGTCTGATCATAAGGCATCTGAAAGTACCTTTCCTAGCCGGTATCCGAGTGTCCGAGCAGATAGAAACCAAAATCAAATGGGGATACCATCAAGACAGAATGGTGTGAGATCTAGAGCAGATGTTTGGGAGATAGCTCAGATGGAAAAGATTAGGAAAAG GTATGAGAAAATGAAATCTACAATTCTTGCTTGGGAGAATAAGAGAAAGATGAAAGTCAAACAAAAGAATGAAAGGACAAAG AGCATATTAGAGCAGAGAAGGGCTCAAAATCAGAGACATTACCAAAACAAGATGGCAAGGATAGATGATATAGCAAAAGGAGCAAGAGCGCAAAtggaagagaaaagaagacaGGAAGAATCTGAGGTGAAGGAAAAGGCCAAGAGAATTAGATCTACAGGCAAAGTTCCTGTTACATGTTTCTGCTTCTCTTGTTACTAG
- the LOC107419160 gene encoding remorin isoform X3 yields MDSLVTQNRNINIWFVRTKYYGHGGDKQEDSDEHFATAIAAAAFAVHSLEEAELQYQKTIKEGLGVSRTSTKTRKDGMPSSGEVSITRPAGSDHKASESTFPSRYPSVRADRNQNQMGIPSRQNGVRSRADVWEIAQMEKIRKRYEKMKSTILAWENKRKMKVKQKNERTKSILEQRRAQNQRHYQNKMARIDDIAKGARAQMEEKRRQEESEVKEKAKRIRSTGKVPVTCFCFSCY; encoded by the exons ATGGATTCTTTGGTTACGCAGAACAG GAATATTAACATCTGGTTTGTTAGAACGAAATATTATGGCCATGGTGGAGATAAACAAGAAGATAGTGATGAACACTTTGCCACAGCAATCGCAGCAGCTGCTTTTGCAGTTCATTCATTGGAAGAAGCAGAACTTCAATATCAGAAAACAATAAAGGAAGGTCTGGGAGTCTCGAGGACGAGCACGAAAACCAGAAAAGATGGCATGCCAAGTTCTG GTGAAGTTTCAATTACAAGGCCTGCTGGGTCTGATCATAAGGCATCTGAAAGTACCTTTCCTAGCCGGTATCCGAGTGTCCGAGCAGATAGAAACCAAAATCAAATGGGGATACCATCAAGACAGAATGGTGTGAGATCTAGAGCAGATGTTTGGGAGATAGCTCAGATGGAAAAGATTAGGAAAAG GTATGAGAAAATGAAATCTACAATTCTTGCTTGGGAGAATAAGAGAAAGATGAAAGTCAAACAAAAGAATGAAAGGACAAAG AGCATATTAGAGCAGAGAAGGGCTCAAAATCAGAGACATTACCAAAACAAGATGGCAAGGATAGATGATATAGCAAAAGGAGCAAGAGCGCAAAtggaagagaaaagaagacaGGAAGAATCTGAGGTGAAGGAAAAGGCCAAGAGAATTAGATCTACAGGCAAAGTTCCTGTTACATGTTTCTGCTTCTCTTGTTACTAG
- the LOC107419160 gene encoding remorin isoform X2 translates to MDSLVTQNRTKYYGHGGDKQEDSDEHFATAIAAAAFAVHSLEEAELQYQKTIKEGLGVSRTSTKTRKDGMPSSGMVTRRLSNKEAKGEVSITRPAGSDHKASESTFPSRYPSVRADRNQNQMGIPSRQNGVRSRADVWEIAQMEKIRKRYEKMKSTILAWENKRKMKVKQKNERTKSILEQRRAQNQRHYQNKMARIDDIAKGARAQMEEKRRQEESEVKEKAKRIRSTGKVPVTCFCFSCY, encoded by the exons ATGGATTCTTTGGTTACGCAGAACAG AACGAAATATTATGGCCATGGTGGAGATAAACAAGAAGATAGTGATGAACACTTTGCCACAGCAATCGCAGCAGCTGCTTTTGCAGTTCATTCATTGGAAGAAGCAGAACTTCAATATCAGAAAACAATAAAGGAAGGTCTGGGAGTCTCGAGGACGAGCACGAAAACCAGAAAAGATGGCATGCCAAGTTCTGGTATGGTAACCAGGAGACTGTCAAACAAGGAAGCAAAAG GTGAAGTTTCAATTACAAGGCCTGCTGGGTCTGATCATAAGGCATCTGAAAGTACCTTTCCTAGCCGGTATCCGAGTGTCCGAGCAGATAGAAACCAAAATCAAATGGGGATACCATCAAGACAGAATGGTGTGAGATCTAGAGCAGATGTTTGGGAGATAGCTCAGATGGAAAAGATTAGGAAAAG GTATGAGAAAATGAAATCTACAATTCTTGCTTGGGAGAATAAGAGAAAGATGAAAGTCAAACAAAAGAATGAAAGGACAAAG AGCATATTAGAGCAGAGAAGGGCTCAAAATCAGAGACATTACCAAAACAAGATGGCAAGGATAGATGATATAGCAAAAGGAGCAAGAGCGCAAAtggaagagaaaagaagacaGGAAGAATCTGAGGTGAAGGAAAAGGCCAAGAGAATTAGATCTACAGGCAAAGTTCCTGTTACATGTTTCTGCTTCTCTTGTTACTAG
- the LOC107419144 gene encoding uncharacterized protein LOC107419144 isoform X1 produces the protein MEFTEEQRKRAEANRLAALAKRKALLESSSQQQHNHHSDHWKLFKCPKVSRELSPTATGLSFSSQLPKTDMKNLDSYTHLPKSFRVRLEICSPDSFSVTPLALRGSSYPGEEECLRRLSDCLSNVMPSHYTQNHGGGKACVYKLSDYGMVLKCLKSNKNVAVEEIPWTTFNVIEKFSHSFVAGRWIPCKQEHLSDDKVDELIGKLPKTLLDALLPFQLDGVKFCLRRGGRCLIADEMGLGKTLQAIAIACCFMSEGSILVVCPAILRFSWAEELERWVPFCLPADIHLVFGHQNNPANLRRFPRVVVISYTMLHRLRKSMLEQEWALLIVDESHHVRCTKKASEPGEIKAVLDIASKVKRIVLLSGTPSLSRPFDIFHQINMLWPGLLGETKYDFGKTYCDVKFAHGVQGKIFKDFSRGTRLEELNVLLRQTVMIRRLKEHVLVQLPPKRRQIVQLLLKRSDIVSAKAAIGVVNGDASFRSVLEDDTDNLDVSDDGEGCCRVGELSNQELGIAKLSGFCEWLSIHSLIADSDSNSNKMIIFAHHHKVLDGVQEFICEKGIGFVRIDGNTLARDRQSAVLSFQSLTKVKVAIIGITAGGVGLDFSSAQHVVFLELPQSPSLMLQAEDRAHRRGQKNAVNIYVFCAKDTMDDSHWQNLNKSLRRVSSATNGKYDAIQEIEVEGVSFLETFDRVDSCEDSMLENTQCVELSAQPQSFENSCLLKDTESSGACHELEKTVHRSGEDSSRDDCSTQTENCLNEELVLSGAEADKDLVSEGNFVGDSSEIKFREAGGVNSPKSDKGCEDDNELEKGNLFYPQTEEIQDAGVQRSEADECYSSQVDSLRFEVSQYTGRIHLYSCISGTDSRPRPLFQNFRPEEVEPPNSPFDDNRESTASHSVKDNPVYGHAVLAFIKDWNKLRPVERKKLIGKPLQLPLDIELCYLNEDINHNKGGLLKGGSMRRSTPIIEISKPLPSNAVWKKVHLRTGCGKKEKEYTQGWNLTDEPLCKLCQDPCTSNNALTPEFFEDLFCNLGCYEEYRIRTSSRSLRQELFHLENGVCTNCQLDCHKLVEYIRPLSLAKRREYIEKLAPRVAEKKKLLDKLVKDPTEGNAWHADHIIPVYKGGGECRLENMRTLCVACHSDVTKAQCDERRLRRIEAKKQLKAVMSDVKNVNKVNQIDSNMQTDSNMKSQDNRYLEMQANEAEDDHEHDLLVKVPGSAYSSGNDIGARSEAMEESSDSKKIPNLEVSSDGQ, from the exons atggaATTCACGGAGGAGCAGCGGAAACGAGCCGAAGCAAATCGCCTCGCAGCCCTCGCAAAGCGCAAGGCACTCCTCGAATCCTCCAGTCAACAACAACACAACCATCACAGCGACCACTGGAAGCTCTTCAAATGCCCCAAGGTCTCTCGCGAACTCTCCCCCACTGCAACCGGTCTTTCTTTCTCCAGTCAACTACCCAAAACCGACATGAAAAACCTGGATTCGTACACCCATTTGCCTAAAAGTTTCCGGGTCAGGCTTGAAATCTGCTCCCCAGATTCTTTCTCGGTTACCCCTTTGGCCCTGCGGGGTTCTTCCTATCCGGGCGAGGAAGAGTGCTTGAGGAGACTAAGCGATTGCTTGTCCAAT GTTATGCCATCACACTACACACAGAATCATGGTGGTGGAAAGGCTTGTGTTTATAAGCTGAGTGATTATGGCATGGTTTTGAAGTGTTTAAAGAGCAACAAGAATGTTGCTGTTGAAGAGATACCTTGGACAACTTTTAATGTTATTGAAAAATTTTCACATTCTTTTGTTGCGGGGAGATGGATTCCATGCAAGCAAGAACACTTGTCTGATGATAAGGTTGATGAGTTGATTGGTAAGCTACCAAAGACGCTATTGGATGCACTCTTGCCTTTCCAACTTGACGGTGTTAAATTTTGTTTGCGAAGGGGTGGTCGATGTCTTATTGCAGATGAAATGGGCCTTGGGAAGACACTCCAG GCTATCGCAATTGCTTGCTGTTTCATGAGTGAAGGTTCTATACTTGTTGTTTGTCCAGCTATTTTGCGCTTTTCCTGGGCAGAAGAATTGGAGCGTTGGGTTCCTTTTTGTTTGCCTGCAGATATCCATCTTG TTTTTGGCCACCAAAATAATCCAGCCAATTTGAGGAGGTTCCCTAGAGTTGTTGTTATTTCTTATACAATGCTTCACCGTTTGCGGAAGAGCATGCTTGAGCAAGAATGGGCTCTTTTAATAGTTGATGAATCTCATCATGTACGGTGCACAAAGAAAGCATCAGAGCCTGGAGAG ATAAAAGCTGTTCTTGATATTGCATCCAAGGTTAAGCGCATAGTTCTACTGTCAGGGACACCTTCTTTGTCAAG GCCATTTGACATTTTTCATCAGATAAATATGCTATG GCCTGGTTTATTGGGAGAGACCAAGTATGACTTCGGAAAAACTTACTGTGATGTTAAATTTGCCCATGGTGTTCAAGGAAAAATTTTCAAG GATTTCTCAAGGGGCACTCGTTTGGAGGAGTTGAATGTGTTGCTGAGGCAAACTGTTATG ATAAGACGCTTGAAGGAGCATGTCTTAGTTCAGTTGCCACCCAAACGCCGGCAGATTGTACAACTTTTATTGAAGAGATCAGATATAGTTTCAGCGAAGGCAGCTATTGGGGTGGTGAATGGTGATGCTTCTTTCAGAAGTGTCCTTGAAGATGATACAGACAATTTAGATGTGTCTGATG ATGGTGAGGGTTGCTGCAGAGTGGGGGAGCTTTCTAACCAAGAGCTTGGTATTGCAAAGCTATCTGGATTTTGTGAATGGCTGTCCATCCATTCACTCATTGCAGACTCAGATTCTAATtctaataaaatgataatttttgcaCATCACCATAAAGTACTTGATGGGGTGCAG GAGTTCATATGCGAGAAAGGGATTGGTTTTGTCCGCATTGATGGGAACACACTTGCTAGAGATAGACAGTCAGCTGTTCTGTCTTTTCAATCTTTGACTAAG GTTAAGGTTGCAATAATTGGTATTACTGCTGGTGGTGTTGGACTTGATTTCTCATCGGCACAACATGTTGTTTTCTTGGAGCTTCCTCAGTCCCCATCATTGATGCTTCAG GCTGAGGATAGAGCTCACAGGCGAGGGCAAAAAAATGCAGTCAATATTTATGTTTTCTGTGCAAAG GATACCATGGATGATTCCCACTGGCAAAATCTGAACAAAAGTTTACGACGTGTTTCATCTGCAACAAATGGAAAATATGATGCAATACAAGAGATAGAG GTTGAAGGTGTTTCTTTTCTAGAAACATTTGACAGAGTAGATAGCTGTGAAGATTCTATGTTGGAAAATACACAGTGTGTTGAGCTTTCTGCTCAGCCACAGAGTTTTGAAAACTCTTGTTTATTGAAGGATACCGAGTCTTCTGGGGCATGTCATGAGTTGGAAAAAACAGTGCATAGATCTGGAGAAGATAGTAGCAGAGATGATTGTTCAACCCAAACAGAAAATTGCCTTAATGAg GAGCTCGTGCTTTCTGGTGCTGAAGCTGACAAGGATTTAGTTTCAGAAGGAAACTTTGTGGGAGATTCTTCTGAAATTAAATTTAGGGAAGCTGGTGGAGTTAATTCTCCCAAGTCGGATAAGGGCTGTGAAGATGataatgaacttgaaaag GGAAATTTATTCTACCCTCAAACAGAGGAAATACAGGATGCTGGAGTTCAGAGAAGTGAAGCTGATGAATGTTACTCCAGTCAAGTAGATTCTTTGCGATTTGAG gTGAGCCAATATACTGGTAGGATCCACTTGTATTCCTGCATTTCAGGAACAGATTCAAGGCCAAGGCCACTTTTTCAGAATTTTCGGCCAGAGGAAGTTGAGCCTCCAAATTCTCCTTTTGATGACAATAGGGAAAGTACAGCTTCACACTCTGTGAAGGATAATCCAGTTTATGGGCATGCTGTTCTGGCATTCATCAAAGATTGGAATAAACTAAGGCCTGTTGAGCggaaaaaattaattggaaAGCCATTGCAACTTCCTTTGGACATTGAGTTGTGCTATTTGAACGAAGACATAAACCACAATAAAGGG GGACTGCTAAAAGGTGGAAGCATGAGACGCTCTACACCAATCATTGAGATCAGCAAACCTTTACCCTCCAATGCTGTGTGGAAAAAAGTCCATCTCCGTACTGGCTGTGGCAAAAAGGAGAAGGAATACACTCAGGGTTGGAACTTGACTGATGAACCACTCTGTAAACTTTGTCAAGATCCATGCAC GAGCAACAATGCCTTAACACCTGAATTTTTTGAGGATCTTTTCTGTAATCTTGGCTGCTATGAGGAATACCGGATAAGAACAAGTAGTAGATCCCTTCGTCAG GAACTTTTTCACCTGGAAAATGGTGTCTGTACAAATTGCCAATTAGACTGTCATAAGCTTGTGGAGTACATAAGGCCTCTGTCATTGGCGAAACGGAGAGAGTATATTGAGAAACTTGCACCAAGAGTAGCAGAAAAGAAGAAGTT GCTTGATAAGCTTGTTAAGGATCCAACAGAGGGCAATGCATGGCATGCGGACCACATAATTCCTGTCTACAAAGGTGGAG GTGAGTGCAGGCTAGAGAACATGAGAACTCTTTGTGTGGCCTGCCATTCTGATGTTACCAAGGCACAATGTGATGAACGACGCTTAAGAAGGATAGAGGCTAAGAAACAACTGAAAGCAGTCATGAGTGACGTCAAAAATGTTAACAAGGTGAACCAGATAGACAGTAATATGCAGACAGACAGTAATATGAAG TCACAGGACAACAGGTATTTGGAAATGCAAGCAAATGAGGCCGAGGATGATCACGAGCATGACCTTTTAGTCAAGGTTCCAGGAAGTGCCTACTCTTCTGGAAATGACATAGGTGCCAGAAGTGAAGCCATGGAAGAGTCCTCTGATTCCAAGAAAATTCCTAATTTAGAGGTATCTTCAGACGGTCAATGA
- the LOC107419144 gene encoding uncharacterized protein LOC107419144 isoform X2, whose protein sequence is MEFTEEQRKRAEANRLAALAKRKALLESSSQQQHNHHSDHWKLFKCPKVSRELSPTATGLSFSSQLPKTDMKNLDSYTHLPKSFRVRLEICSPDSFSVTPLALRGSSYPGEEECLRRLSDCLSNVMPSHYTQNHGGGKACVYKLSDYGMVLKCLKSNKNVAVEEIPWTTFNVIEKFSHSFVAGRWIPCKQEHLSDDKVDELIGKLPKTLLDALLPFQLDGVKFCLRRGGRCLIADEMGLGKTLQAIAIACCFMSEGSILVVCPAILRFSWAEELERWVPFCLPADIHLVFGHQNNPANLRRFPRVVVISYTMLHRLRKSMLEQEWALLIVDESHHVRCTKKASEPGEIKAVLDIASKVKRIVLLSGTPSLSRPFDIFHQINMLWPGLLGETKYDFGKTYCDVKFAHGVQGKIFKDFSRGTRLEELNVLLRQTVMIRRLKEHVLVQLPPKRRQIVQLLLKRSDIVSAKAAIGVVNGDASFRSVLEDDTDNLDVSDDGEGCCRVGELSNQELGIAKLSGFCEWLSIHSLIADSDSNSNKMIIFAHHHKVLDGVQEFICEKGIGFVRIDGNTLARDRQSAVLSFQSLTKVKVAIIGITAGGVGLDFSSAQHVVFLELPQSPSLMLQAEDRAHRRGQKNAVNIYVFCAKDTMDDSHWQNLNKSLRRVSSATNGKYDAIQEIEVEGVSFLETFDRVDSCEDSMLENTQCVELSAQPQSFENSCLLKDTESSGACHELEKTVHRSGEDSSRDDCSTQTENCLNEELVLSGAEADKDLVSEGNFVGDSSEIKFREAGGVNSPKSDKGCEDDNELEKGNLFYPQTEEIQDAGVQRSEADECYSSQVDSLRFEVSQYTGRIHLYSCISGTDSRPRPLFQNFRPEEVEPPNSPFDDNRESTASHSVKDNPVYGHAVLAFIKDWNKLRPVERKKLIGKPLQLPLDIELCYLNEDINHNKGGLLKGGSMRRSTPIIEISKPLPSNAVWKKVHLRTGCGKKEKEYTQGWNLTDEPLCKLCQDPCTSNNALTPEFFEDLFCNLGCYEEYRIRTSSRSLRQELFHLENGVCTNCQLDCHKLVEYIRPLSLAKRREYIEKLAPRVAEKKKLLDKLVKDPTEGNAWHADHIIPVYKGGGECRLENMRTLCVACHSDVTKAQCDERRLRRIEAKKQLKAVMSDVKNVNKVNQIDSNMQTDSNMKDNRYLEMQANEAEDDHEHDLLVKVPGSAYSSGNDIGARSEAMEESSDSKKIPNLEVSSDGQ, encoded by the exons atggaATTCACGGAGGAGCAGCGGAAACGAGCCGAAGCAAATCGCCTCGCAGCCCTCGCAAAGCGCAAGGCACTCCTCGAATCCTCCAGTCAACAACAACACAACCATCACAGCGACCACTGGAAGCTCTTCAAATGCCCCAAGGTCTCTCGCGAACTCTCCCCCACTGCAACCGGTCTTTCTTTCTCCAGTCAACTACCCAAAACCGACATGAAAAACCTGGATTCGTACACCCATTTGCCTAAAAGTTTCCGGGTCAGGCTTGAAATCTGCTCCCCAGATTCTTTCTCGGTTACCCCTTTGGCCCTGCGGGGTTCTTCCTATCCGGGCGAGGAAGAGTGCTTGAGGAGACTAAGCGATTGCTTGTCCAAT GTTATGCCATCACACTACACACAGAATCATGGTGGTGGAAAGGCTTGTGTTTATAAGCTGAGTGATTATGGCATGGTTTTGAAGTGTTTAAAGAGCAACAAGAATGTTGCTGTTGAAGAGATACCTTGGACAACTTTTAATGTTATTGAAAAATTTTCACATTCTTTTGTTGCGGGGAGATGGATTCCATGCAAGCAAGAACACTTGTCTGATGATAAGGTTGATGAGTTGATTGGTAAGCTACCAAAGACGCTATTGGATGCACTCTTGCCTTTCCAACTTGACGGTGTTAAATTTTGTTTGCGAAGGGGTGGTCGATGTCTTATTGCAGATGAAATGGGCCTTGGGAAGACACTCCAG GCTATCGCAATTGCTTGCTGTTTCATGAGTGAAGGTTCTATACTTGTTGTTTGTCCAGCTATTTTGCGCTTTTCCTGGGCAGAAGAATTGGAGCGTTGGGTTCCTTTTTGTTTGCCTGCAGATATCCATCTTG TTTTTGGCCACCAAAATAATCCAGCCAATTTGAGGAGGTTCCCTAGAGTTGTTGTTATTTCTTATACAATGCTTCACCGTTTGCGGAAGAGCATGCTTGAGCAAGAATGGGCTCTTTTAATAGTTGATGAATCTCATCATGTACGGTGCACAAAGAAAGCATCAGAGCCTGGAGAG ATAAAAGCTGTTCTTGATATTGCATCCAAGGTTAAGCGCATAGTTCTACTGTCAGGGACACCTTCTTTGTCAAG GCCATTTGACATTTTTCATCAGATAAATATGCTATG GCCTGGTTTATTGGGAGAGACCAAGTATGACTTCGGAAAAACTTACTGTGATGTTAAATTTGCCCATGGTGTTCAAGGAAAAATTTTCAAG GATTTCTCAAGGGGCACTCGTTTGGAGGAGTTGAATGTGTTGCTGAGGCAAACTGTTATG ATAAGACGCTTGAAGGAGCATGTCTTAGTTCAGTTGCCACCCAAACGCCGGCAGATTGTACAACTTTTATTGAAGAGATCAGATATAGTTTCAGCGAAGGCAGCTATTGGGGTGGTGAATGGTGATGCTTCTTTCAGAAGTGTCCTTGAAGATGATACAGACAATTTAGATGTGTCTGATG ATGGTGAGGGTTGCTGCAGAGTGGGGGAGCTTTCTAACCAAGAGCTTGGTATTGCAAAGCTATCTGGATTTTGTGAATGGCTGTCCATCCATTCACTCATTGCAGACTCAGATTCTAATtctaataaaatgataatttttgcaCATCACCATAAAGTACTTGATGGGGTGCAG GAGTTCATATGCGAGAAAGGGATTGGTTTTGTCCGCATTGATGGGAACACACTTGCTAGAGATAGACAGTCAGCTGTTCTGTCTTTTCAATCTTTGACTAAG GTTAAGGTTGCAATAATTGGTATTACTGCTGGTGGTGTTGGACTTGATTTCTCATCGGCACAACATGTTGTTTTCTTGGAGCTTCCTCAGTCCCCATCATTGATGCTTCAG GCTGAGGATAGAGCTCACAGGCGAGGGCAAAAAAATGCAGTCAATATTTATGTTTTCTGTGCAAAG GATACCATGGATGATTCCCACTGGCAAAATCTGAACAAAAGTTTACGACGTGTTTCATCTGCAACAAATGGAAAATATGATGCAATACAAGAGATAGAG GTTGAAGGTGTTTCTTTTCTAGAAACATTTGACAGAGTAGATAGCTGTGAAGATTCTATGTTGGAAAATACACAGTGTGTTGAGCTTTCTGCTCAGCCACAGAGTTTTGAAAACTCTTGTTTATTGAAGGATACCGAGTCTTCTGGGGCATGTCATGAGTTGGAAAAAACAGTGCATAGATCTGGAGAAGATAGTAGCAGAGATGATTGTTCAACCCAAACAGAAAATTGCCTTAATGAg GAGCTCGTGCTTTCTGGTGCTGAAGCTGACAAGGATTTAGTTTCAGAAGGAAACTTTGTGGGAGATTCTTCTGAAATTAAATTTAGGGAAGCTGGTGGAGTTAATTCTCCCAAGTCGGATAAGGGCTGTGAAGATGataatgaacttgaaaag GGAAATTTATTCTACCCTCAAACAGAGGAAATACAGGATGCTGGAGTTCAGAGAAGTGAAGCTGATGAATGTTACTCCAGTCAAGTAGATTCTTTGCGATTTGAG gTGAGCCAATATACTGGTAGGATCCACTTGTATTCCTGCATTTCAGGAACAGATTCAAGGCCAAGGCCACTTTTTCAGAATTTTCGGCCAGAGGAAGTTGAGCCTCCAAATTCTCCTTTTGATGACAATAGGGAAAGTACAGCTTCACACTCTGTGAAGGATAATCCAGTTTATGGGCATGCTGTTCTGGCATTCATCAAAGATTGGAATAAACTAAGGCCTGTTGAGCggaaaaaattaattggaaAGCCATTGCAACTTCCTTTGGACATTGAGTTGTGCTATTTGAACGAAGACATAAACCACAATAAAGGG GGACTGCTAAAAGGTGGAAGCATGAGACGCTCTACACCAATCATTGAGATCAGCAAACCTTTACCCTCCAATGCTGTGTGGAAAAAAGTCCATCTCCGTACTGGCTGTGGCAAAAAGGAGAAGGAATACACTCAGGGTTGGAACTTGACTGATGAACCACTCTGTAAACTTTGTCAAGATCCATGCAC GAGCAACAATGCCTTAACACCTGAATTTTTTGAGGATCTTTTCTGTAATCTTGGCTGCTATGAGGAATACCGGATAAGAACAAGTAGTAGATCCCTTCGTCAG GAACTTTTTCACCTGGAAAATGGTGTCTGTACAAATTGCCAATTAGACTGTCATAAGCTTGTGGAGTACATAAGGCCTCTGTCATTGGCGAAACGGAGAGAGTATATTGAGAAACTTGCACCAAGAGTAGCAGAAAAGAAGAAGTT GCTTGATAAGCTTGTTAAGGATCCAACAGAGGGCAATGCATGGCATGCGGACCACATAATTCCTGTCTACAAAGGTGGAG GTGAGTGCAGGCTAGAGAACATGAGAACTCTTTGTGTGGCCTGCCATTCTGATGTTACCAAGGCACAATGTGATGAACGACGCTTAAGAAGGATAGAGGCTAAGAAACAACTGAAAGCAGTCATGAGTGACGTCAAAAATGTTAACAAGGTGAACCAGATAGACAGTAATATGCAGACAGACAGTAATATGAAG GACAACAGGTATTTGGAAATGCAAGCAAATGAGGCCGAGGATGATCACGAGCATGACCTTTTAGTCAAGGTTCCAGGAAGTGCCTACTCTTCTGGAAATGACATAGGTGCCAGAAGTGAAGCCATGGAAGAGTCCTCTGATTCCAAGAAAATTCCTAATTTAGAGGTATCTTCAGACGGTCAATGA